The Acidobacteriota bacterium genome has a segment encoding these proteins:
- the mgtE gene encoding magnesium transporter — MNRPLGPSVEELIENKNWPELRVRVSDWPAPETAELLLGMDKSDRVLLFRFLPRAVSTDVFAHLSTESQVALVKELTDEETRQLLANLEPDDRTHLLEEMPGRATQRLLNLLSPEDLVEARKLLGYPEESVGRLMTPDYVAVRAEWTIERSLQHIRKVGKGLDSIATVYVTDPHWKLLDEIELQQFVLAAPHDRVDALMDRSVATLSPYSDREEAVGLLGKYDLVAAPVVDSGGVLLGVVTVDDVMDVAEEEATEDFQKSAAVEPLKMSYEEAGVWSLYRKRIPWLALLVLVNLAASSVIAAYEETLSAAIALAFFIPLLIGSGGNAGAQSATLMVRALATGDIRAKQWPRTVLKELAVGGTLGATMGATAWFFGVLRGGLDIAIVVGLAMLAIVVAANTIGVVLPFLLSRLGIDPAVASSPLITSIADVAGLVIYFWLASALLGGMA; from the coding sequence ATGAATCGACCGCTCGGACCATCCGTCGAGGAACTGATTGAAAACAAGAACTGGCCCGAGCTGCGGGTTCGGGTGTCGGACTGGCCTGCGCCCGAGACGGCCGAACTGCTGCTGGGAATGGACAAGTCGGACCGTGTGCTGCTGTTTCGCTTCCTTCCCCGTGCTGTCTCCACCGATGTCTTCGCCCATCTCAGCACCGAGTCGCAAGTCGCTCTGGTCAAGGAGCTGACCGACGAGGAAACCCGACAACTCCTGGCCAACCTGGAGCCCGACGACAGAACTCACCTGCTGGAGGAAATGCCCGGACGGGCCACCCAGCGCTTGCTGAACCTGCTGAGCCCCGAGGATCTGGTGGAGGCACGCAAGCTGCTGGGATACCCGGAAGAGAGCGTGGGGCGCCTGATGACCCCGGATTACGTGGCCGTCCGCGCCGAGTGGACCATCGAGCGCAGCTTGCAGCACATACGCAAGGTCGGCAAGGGGCTCGACTCCATTGCCACGGTCTATGTGACCGACCCCCACTGGAAGCTGCTGGACGAGATCGAGCTGCAACAGTTCGTGCTGGCAGCGCCCCACGATCGAGTCGATGCCCTGATGGACCGTTCGGTCGCCACCCTGTCCCCCTACAGCGACCGCGAGGAGGCCGTCGGCCTCTTGGGCAAGTACGACCTTGTGGCAGCGCCCGTGGTGGACTCCGGTGGCGTCCTGCTGGGGGTGGTCACGGTCGACGACGTCATGGACGTGGCCGAGGAGGAAGCGACCGAGGATTTCCAGAAGTCGGCGGCCGTCGAACCCCTGAAAATGAGTTATGAAGAAGCGGGGGTCTGGTCCCTATACCGCAAGAGAATCCCCTGGCTGGCCCTGCTGGTGCTGGTGAACCTGGCCGCCTCGTCGGTGATTGCCGCCTACGAAGAAACCCTGTCGGCCGCCATCGCCCTGGCTTTTTTCATTCCCTTGCTCATCGGCAGCGGCGGCAATGCCGGAGCCCAATCGGCCACCCTGATGGTGCGCGCCCTGGCTACCGGAGACATCCGGGCAAAACAATGGCCCCGAACCGTCCTCAAGGAGCTGGCGGTTGGGGGAACTCTGGGAGCCACCATGGGAGCCACCGCCTGGTTCTTCGGGGTGCTAAGAGGGGGATTGGACATCGCCATCGTGGTAGGCCTGGCCATGCTGGCCATCGTTGTGGCCGCCAATACGATCGGTGTGGTGCTGCCCTTCCTCTTGAGCCGGCTGGGAATCGATCCGGCCGTGGCCAGCAGCCCCCTGATTACCTCGATAGCCGACGTGGCCGGACTGGTCATCTACTTCTGGCTCGCTTCGGCGCTGCTGGGCGGCATGGCCTGA
- a CDS encoding FAD-dependent oxidoreductase codes for MAAASKNESASPNGAEHSSGPTDVLIIGSGIAGATAALRLARNPRRQVTVVTREEDPKQSNTRWAQGGVVGRGSDDAPETLASDIVAAGAGASSPQAARLLSEEGPRLLQEILVEEAGIPFDRGDSGQLVFGREAAHSRRRVIHVGDSTGLSIIEGLMAALRRCPNVRFLTGFTAVDLITFPHHSRDPLATYQPITCHGAYLFDREARRVHRHLARFTVLATGGLGRIFRNTTNPVGARGDGLAMAHRAGARIVNAEYVQFHPTALATTGGDSFLISEAVRGEGGVLLSPEGRAFMADYSPEWKDLAPRDVVARAIHHQMETHGYPHMLLDIASRMPAAAIEQRFPNIRSTCLAAGIDITREPIPVIPAAHYFCGGVLVDSWGRSNIRNLHVVGEASCTGVHGANRLASTSLLEGLVWGSRAADKMEACMDSGSLLPPPPLEALPPWDDSGLVSDPDPALIQGDMQTIQNIMWHYVGLVRSGDRLSRAIRELRHLWNEIETFYRTTKLSDGLIGLRNAVEAALIVARAAYHNRQSRGCHYRQDSVLADGDRLI; via the coding sequence ATGGCCGCAGCCAGCAAGAACGAGTCGGCTTCCCCCAACGGCGCCGAGCACAGTTCCGGTCCCACCGATGTCCTGATCATCGGCAGCGGCATTGCCGGAGCCACCGCGGCCCTGCGCCTGGCACGCAACCCGCGGCGGCAGGTGACCGTGGTCACTCGCGAGGAGGACCCCAAGCAGTCCAACACCCGCTGGGCCCAGGGAGGGGTTGTTGGACGTGGCAGCGACGATGCACCCGAAACCCTGGCTTCCGATATTGTTGCCGCCGGCGCCGGAGCCAGCTCTCCTCAAGCCGCCAGGCTCCTGTCGGAAGAGGGTCCGCGGCTGCTTCAGGAAATCCTGGTGGAGGAGGCGGGGATTCCCTTCGATCGCGGCGATTCCGGCCAATTGGTTTTCGGACGGGAGGCCGCCCACTCGCGCCGGCGGGTGATCCACGTGGGAGACTCCACCGGCCTGAGCATCATCGAAGGGTTGATGGCCGCGCTGCGTCGCTGTCCCAACGTGAGATTTCTCACCGGCTTCACGGCCGTGGACCTCATCACCTTTCCCCACCACTCCAGGGACCCGCTGGCCACCTACCAGCCCATCACCTGCCACGGCGCCTATCTGTTCGATCGCGAGGCGCGACGCGTCCACCGGCACCTGGCCCGATTCACGGTCCTGGCCACAGGCGGCCTGGGCAGAATCTTCCGCAACACCACCAACCCCGTGGGAGCCCGCGGCGACGGCCTGGCCATGGCCCACCGGGCGGGGGCCCGCATCGTCAACGCCGAGTACGTCCAGTTCCACCCGACCGCGCTGGCCACTACGGGCGGGGACAGCTTTCTCATCAGCGAGGCCGTACGCGGTGAAGGGGGAGTCCTGCTTTCCCCCGAGGGCCGGGCCTTCATGGCCGACTATTCCCCCGAGTGGAAAGACCTTGCCCCGCGCGACGTGGTGGCTCGCGCCATTCACCACCAGATGGAAACCCACGGATACCCGCACATGCTGCTGGACATCGCCTCCCGGATGCCGGCCGCGGCCATCGAGCAACGGTTCCCCAACATCCGATCCACCTGTCTTGCTGCCGGTATCGACATCACCAGAGAGCCCATTCCGGTGATTCCCGCGGCCCACTACTTCTGCGGCGGCGTACTGGTGGATTCCTGGGGGCGATCCAACATCCGCAACCTTCACGTGGTGGGCGAAGCCAGTTGCACCGGCGTCCACGGGGCCAACCGCCTGGCTTCCACTTCCCTCCTGGAGGGCCTGGTCTGGGGCAGCCGGGCCGCCGACAAGATGGAAGCCTGCATGGACTCCGGCTCCCTGCTCCCGCCTCCTCCCCTGGAGGCCCTGCCCCCCTGGGACGACAGCGGGCTGGTTTCCGATCCCGACCCGGCGCTCATCCAGGGAGACATGCAGACCATTCAGAACATCATGTGGCATTACGTGGGGCTGGTTCGCAGCGGAGACCGCCTCTCCCGGGCCATCCGGGAATTGCGTCATCTGTGGAACGAAATCGAGACCTTTTACCGAACCAC